From a single Mycolicibacterium mengxianglii genomic region:
- the ureE gene encoding urease accessory protein UreE yields MTGAVLQILDGIVGWSTDDAIAGQLHELRHRQAVQYVHLDIHDLDRKRLRVTSDAGTDYAVVLPRDAALADGAVLLLESDRAVVVRAGAPRVLTLRATDVAAALRLGFLAGHLHWKVEQRDDVLVVHLEAAEQDYTARLAELLSSGRVGVVRDADG; encoded by the coding sequence GTGACGGGTGCGGTGTTGCAGATCCTCGACGGCATCGTCGGGTGGAGCACCGATGATGCCATCGCGGGCCAGCTGCACGAGCTACGCCACCGGCAGGCAGTGCAATACGTACACCTGGATATCCACGACCTGGACCGCAAACGGCTGCGGGTCACCTCGGACGCCGGTACCGACTATGCCGTGGTGCTGCCACGCGACGCCGCGCTGGCCGACGGGGCCGTGCTGCTACTCGAGTCGGACCGCGCCGTCGTGGTGCGGGCCGGCGCGCCGCGAGTGCTGACGTTGCGCGCAACGGATGTCGCGGCCGCGCTGCGGTTGGGGTTCCTGGCCGGGCACCTGCACTGGAAAGTCGAGCAGCGCGACGACGTCCTCGTGGTGCATCTGGAAGCCGCCGAACAGGACTACACCGCGAGGCTCGCCGAGCTCCTCAGCAGCGGCCGGGTGGGTGTGGTGCGGGACGCCGATGGGTGA
- a CDS encoding amidase, whose protein sequence is MELYELPLIEVAAKIQAKEVSPVEVAQSSLARLEATEPMLTAFVTTTPERALEQAKIAEKEIADGHYRGPLHGIPLGVKDLYDTAGIKTTSSSAQRADHVPGADAASVAKLFDAGMTLIGKTHTHEFAYGATTPTSGNPWAPDRTPGGSSGGSGAAVGAGVVHVALGSDTGGSIRIPAALCGTVGLKPTFGRASRVGVASLSWSLDHVGPLSRNVIDSALVMMAMSGYDRRDPATVDVPVPDMVTGIGAGVAGKKIGIPTNFYTEHVEPEAAAAAQTAAAILESLGAELVEVTIPLAEHIIATEWAIMMPEATAYHQDCLRDSPEKFTDEVRTLLETGAAELATDYINALRLRTQIQAAWKEMFTGIDVLLAPTVVGAATLRSDPFITWPDGSVEASTPAYVRLSAPANITGLPSLSVPAGFTDAGLPLGVQILGKPFAEPEILQVGYALEQNSDVVGKIAPVLAGAAQ, encoded by the coding sequence ATGGAACTGTACGAACTCCCGCTGATCGAGGTCGCGGCGAAGATCCAGGCCAAAGAGGTCTCCCCGGTGGAAGTGGCCCAGTCGTCGCTGGCCCGCCTCGAAGCAACCGAGCCGATGCTGACCGCATTCGTCACCACCACGCCGGAGCGCGCGCTGGAGCAGGCCAAGATTGCCGAAAAAGAGATCGCCGACGGCCATTACCGCGGCCCGTTGCACGGGATTCCGTTGGGAGTCAAGGACCTCTACGACACCGCGGGGATCAAGACCACCTCCAGCTCGGCCCAACGCGCCGACCACGTGCCGGGGGCCGACGCGGCGTCGGTCGCCAAGCTCTTCGACGCCGGGATGACCCTGATCGGCAAGACACACACCCATGAATTCGCCTACGGGGCAACCACACCGACTTCGGGGAACCCCTGGGCGCCGGACCGCACCCCCGGTGGCTCCAGCGGTGGCTCCGGTGCCGCCGTCGGGGCGGGTGTGGTGCATGTCGCGCTGGGCAGCGACACCGGAGGGTCGATCCGGATCCCGGCGGCGCTGTGCGGCACGGTCGGACTCAAGCCGACCTTCGGCCGGGCATCGCGCGTCGGGGTCGCGTCACTGTCGTGGTCGTTGGATCACGTGGGCCCGTTGAGCCGCAACGTGATCGACTCGGCCTTGGTGATGATGGCGATGTCAGGTTACGACCGGCGCGACCCGGCGACGGTCGACGTGCCGGTACCCGACATGGTGACCGGCATCGGTGCCGGGGTGGCCGGGAAGAAGATCGGCATCCCCACCAACTTCTACACCGAGCACGTCGAACCGGAGGCCGCCGCGGCCGCCCAGACCGCCGCGGCCATCCTGGAGAGCCTCGGGGCCGAACTGGTCGAGGTGACAATCCCCCTGGCCGAACACATCATTGCCACCGAGTGGGCGATCATGATGCCCGAGGCCACCGCCTACCATCAGGATTGCCTGCGTGATTCGCCGGAAAAGTTCACCGACGAGGTGCGCACCCTGCTCGAGACCGGCGCTGCCGAACTGGCCACCGACTACATCAATGCGCTGCGGCTGCGCACCCAGATCCAGGCAGCCTGGAAAGAGATGTTCACCGGCATCGACGTGCTGTTGGCACCCACCGTTGTCGGCGCGGCGACACTGCGGTCCGACCCGTTCATCACCTGGCCCGACGGCAGCGTCGAGGCGTCCACTCCTGCCTACGTACGGCTTTCGGCACCTGCCAACATCACCGGGCTGCCATCGCTGTCGGTCCCCGCGGGATTCACCGACGCCGGCCTGCCGCTGGGGGTGCAGATCCTCGGCAAGCCGTTCGCGGAGCCGGAGATCCTGCAGGTCGGCTATGCGCTGGAACAGAATTCGGATGTGGTCGGCAAGATCGCCCCGGTTCTCGCCGGGGCCGCCCAGTGA
- a CDS encoding amidase: MTETLSIRTAQHHDPVEAVRAALARITQTEDKIQAFAAVFADEALAVAQQQRENSATGSLAGIPVVVKDIYDVGGYRTGNGSLGAPEHLAAQDSEAVSRLRDAGAIIIGKTTTHEYAYGVSTPPTRNPWSPDRIPGGSSGGSGAAIAAGVVAAGLGTDTGGSIRIPAALCGVTGHKPTFGMVSRRGVSAISSTLDHTGPLGRTVDDTVALLEVIAGHDSADPYSSAAPVPDLRSEFGRGLAGITIGVAQDYFCDRLTPDVAAGFDAAVRTLESAGATIRQVAFTDVDLCPQVVDVLAGVEAAAWHAMQDGMQPDRFGADVQAALAAGAAFTGVEYLAALRARAAVIAGMDAMFASGVELLISPTIAMTAPHYGATEVELGGKTVPILAGINALTVPANVTGMPALTVPAGFGADGLPIGLQLMGRPGADATVLAAGRAFEQLAGWVEHTPEL, encoded by the coding sequence GTGACCGAAACTCTCAGCATCCGTACCGCGCAACACCACGACCCGGTCGAAGCCGTCCGCGCCGCGTTGGCACGAATCACGCAGACAGAAGACAAGATTCAGGCGTTCGCCGCTGTTTTCGCCGACGAGGCGCTCGCCGTGGCGCAACAGCAGCGGGAAAACTCGGCCACCGGGTCGCTGGCGGGCATCCCCGTGGTCGTCAAAGACATCTACGACGTGGGTGGCTACCGCACCGGCAACGGCTCGTTGGGCGCTCCGGAACATCTCGCGGCACAAGACTCCGAAGCCGTGTCCCGGTTACGGGACGCCGGCGCGATCATCATCGGCAAGACCACCACCCACGAGTACGCCTACGGAGTCAGCACCCCGCCGACCCGTAACCCCTGGTCGCCCGACCGCATCCCGGGTGGGTCGAGCGGTGGCAGCGGTGCCGCGATCGCCGCGGGGGTGGTGGCCGCCGGGCTCGGTACCGACACCGGCGGATCCATTCGCATTCCCGCGGCACTGTGCGGGGTCACCGGCCACAAACCGACATTCGGCATGGTCAGCCGGCGTGGGGTCAGTGCCATCAGCTCCACGCTGGATCACACCGGTCCGCTGGGGCGCACCGTCGACGACACCGTGGCGTTGCTCGAGGTCATCGCCGGCCATGACTCCGCCGACCCCTACAGCAGCGCCGCACCGGTGCCGGACCTGCGCAGCGAATTCGGTCGCGGACTTGCGGGTATCACCATAGGCGTGGCCCAGGACTACTTCTGCGACCGGCTCACCCCTGACGTGGCAGCAGGCTTCGATGCCGCCGTGCGCACCCTCGAATCGGCGGGCGCCACCATTCGCCAGGTCGCCTTCACCGATGTGGACCTGTGCCCGCAGGTCGTCGACGTGCTGGCCGGAGTGGAAGCCGCCGCCTGGCATGCGATGCAGGACGGGATGCAGCCGGACCGATTCGGCGCCGACGTGCAAGCGGCACTGGCCGCCGGTGCGGCATTCACCGGGGTCGAGTACCTGGCGGCCCTGCGGGCCCGCGCAGCCGTCATCGCCGGGATGGACGCCATGTTCGCCTCGGGAGTGGAGCTGCTGATCTCACCGACCATTGCGATGACCGCACCGCACTACGGCGCCACCGAAGTCGAACTCGGCGGCAAGACCGTGCCGATCCTGGCCGGCATCAACGCGCTGACGGTGCCGGCGAACGTGACCGGGATGCCGGCGCTGACCGTGCCTGCGGGCTTCGGCGCCGACGGGCTCCCGATCGGCCTGCAGTTGATGGGCCGCCCGGGTGCCGACGCCACGGTACTGGCGGCCGGGCGGGCCTTTGAACAGCTGGCCGGTTGGGTTGAGCACACCCCCGAACTGTGA
- a CDS encoding ATP-binding cassette domain-containing protein, with protein MSLDNRLVRVKDLKKVFSVRGEDGKRAEFVAVDAVSFSITRGQTFGLIGESGSGKTTTGRMVMGLEKPTAGSVAFDGNELVGLSDLSMRRYRKQIQMVFQDSGSAFNPRRSVGAQISYPLKLFRTASAAEARAKTLELLDRVGMLPSHYERYIHEFSGGQRQRLGIARALITDPDFIVLDEPTAALDVSVQAQILNLLKDLQRERNLTMLLITHNLALVEHMCEHAGVLDQGKLVETAPVDQLLTNPGSDITRKLVDAVLEPELATAAH; from the coding sequence ATGTCGCTTGATAATCGTTTGGTCCGCGTCAAGGACTTGAAGAAGGTGTTCTCCGTGCGCGGTGAGGACGGAAAGCGCGCTGAATTCGTCGCTGTGGACGCGGTGAGCTTCAGCATCACCCGCGGTCAGACGTTCGGTTTGATCGGTGAGTCCGGTTCCGGCAAGACCACCACCGGCCGGATGGTGATGGGCCTGGAGAAGCCGACAGCCGGTTCGGTGGCCTTTGACGGCAACGAACTGGTGGGCCTGAGCGATCTGAGCATGCGCCGCTACCGCAAGCAGATCCAGATGGTGTTCCAGGACTCGGGTTCGGCATTCAACCCGCGGCGCAGCGTCGGCGCGCAGATCTCGTATCCGCTCAAGCTTTTTCGGACCGCATCCGCTGCCGAAGCCCGCGCCAAGACGTTGGAACTGCTGGACCGGGTGGGAATGCTGCCGTCGCACTACGAGCGCTACATCCACGAATTCTCCGGCGGACAGCGCCAGCGCCTCGGCATCGCCCGCGCACTGATCACCGATCCGGACTTCATCGTCCTCGACGAGCCGACGGCGGCGCTGGATGTGTCGGTGCAGGCGCAGATCCTCAACTTGCTGAAAGACCTGCAACGCGAACGCAATCTGACGATGCTGCTGATCACGCACAATCTCGCCCTCGTCGAGCACATGTGTGAACACGCCGGCGTCCTCGACCAAGGGAAGCTCGTCGAGACGGCCCCGGTGGATCAACTGCTGACCAACCCGGGCAGCGACATCACCCGCAAACTCGTCGACGCCGTACTCGAACCGGAACTGGCCACCGCGGCCCACTGA
- a CDS encoding ABC transporter ATP-binding protein, with amino-acid sequence MNNILEVRNLSVDFHTDGGVVHAVKNANITVRDGGILGLVGESGSGKSVTSLAVLRLLGTSRARITSGEILFRGENLLDKTDKQLRAIRGPHIGLVSQNALSALDPSFTVGAQLMEVIRLHQGVDRATARAKALEALDLVALPDPKRRMRAYPHELSGGQRQRVVIAIALSCRPELLLADEPTTALDATVQKQILDLLLDINRELGTSILLVTHDFGVVAHVCTDVTVMRRGDVLESGTVDQVLTKPEHPYTQGLMRAVPRLHLDDATRSVPRADRRLFEFHGDTDLNSAKEEQHVA; translated from the coding sequence ATGAACAACATCCTCGAAGTCAGGAACCTCTCGGTGGACTTCCACACCGACGGCGGTGTGGTGCATGCGGTGAAGAACGCGAACATCACCGTCCGCGACGGCGGCATCCTCGGGCTGGTGGGGGAGTCGGGATCGGGCAAGTCGGTGACCTCCCTGGCGGTGCTGCGGCTACTGGGCACCAGCCGGGCGCGGATCACCAGCGGGGAGATCCTTTTCCGTGGAGAGAATCTGCTGGACAAAACCGACAAGCAGCTGCGTGCCATCCGCGGACCGCACATCGGACTGGTCTCCCAGAACGCGCTGTCAGCGCTGGATCCGTCGTTCACCGTCGGCGCGCAACTCATGGAAGTGATCCGACTCCACCAAGGTGTGGACAGGGCAACGGCCCGCGCCAAGGCGCTCGAAGCACTGGACCTGGTGGCACTACCGGATCCGAAGCGTCGGATGAGGGCCTACCCGCACGAGCTGTCCGGCGGTCAGCGGCAACGGGTGGTCATCGCGATCGCGTTGTCCTGCCGGCCGGAGCTGCTGCTGGCCGACGAGCCGACCACCGCGCTGGACGCCACCGTCCAGAAACAGATCCTGGATCTGCTGCTCGACATCAACCGCGAACTCGGCACCTCGATCCTGTTGGTGACACACGACTTCGGCGTCGTCGCCCACGTCTGCACCGATGTCACCGTGATGCGTCGCGGCGACGTGCTCGAATCCGGCACCGTCGACCAGGTATTGACCAAGCCCGAACACCCCTACACCCAGGGGTTGATGCGGGCGGTGCCGCGGTTGCACCTCGACGATGCCACGCGTTCGGTGCCGCGCGCAGACCGGCGCCTGTTCGAATTCCACGGCGACACCGACCTCAACTCTGCAAAGGAAGAGCAGCATGTCGCTTGA
- a CDS encoding ABC transporter permease, producing the protein MSATVEAGVDRSLTSPPGPSAGAPAGTEAPKPPWRLAVRAFSRDKWAVVSLIVLVLVALAAIFAPLLTPYSPVAGDPVDRLAGVGTEGHLLGLDGQGRDIWTRLLYGGRNSLMVAVIPVLVVFPLALMIGLFAGFQRSRAGETLMRVLDVLFAFPLVLLAIALSAVLGAGLGNVMLAIGITLIPYMARVAYTATVGESSRDYVEAARAYGANPLLLMFRELMPNVVVQLLVYATTLCGLMIVVASGLSFLGVGVIPPTPDWGIMTADGKNVLLEGIYHVATIPGLLILVVSLAFNLIGDGVRDALDPRKQTN; encoded by the coding sequence ATGAGTGCCACAGTGGAAGCGGGCGTGGACCGCTCGCTGACAAGTCCGCCTGGACCGTCGGCCGGCGCCCCGGCAGGAACCGAAGCACCGAAACCGCCGTGGCGCTTGGCCGTCCGCGCCTTCAGTCGCGACAAGTGGGCTGTGGTGTCGCTGATCGTGCTGGTGCTGGTGGCACTGGCGGCGATCTTCGCCCCGCTGCTGACGCCCTACAGTCCGGTGGCCGGCGACCCGGTGGACCGGCTTGCCGGTGTCGGCACCGAGGGGCACCTCCTCGGTCTCGACGGGCAGGGCCGCGATATCTGGACCCGACTGCTCTACGGCGGGCGTAACTCGTTGATGGTGGCGGTGATTCCGGTCCTGGTGGTCTTCCCGCTCGCCCTGATGATCGGCTTGTTCGCCGGATTTCAGCGCAGCCGCGCGGGCGAGACCCTGATGCGGGTCCTCGACGTGTTGTTCGCGTTCCCGTTGGTACTGCTCGCCATCGCGCTGTCCGCGGTGCTGGGTGCGGGCCTGGGCAATGTGATGCTGGCGATCGGGATCACCCTGATCCCGTACATGGCCCGCGTCGCCTACACCGCGACCGTCGGTGAGTCGTCCCGAGATTACGTGGAGGCGGCCCGCGCGTACGGCGCCAATCCGCTGCTGCTGATGTTCCGCGAGTTGATGCCCAATGTCGTGGTGCAGCTGCTGGTCTACGCCACCACCCTGTGCGGCCTGATGATCGTGGTCGCATCCGGGCTGAGCTTCCTCGGGGTCGGCGTCATCCCACCCACCCCGGACTGGGGCATCATGACCGCAGACGGCAAAAATGTTCTGCTCGAAGGCATTTACCACGTGGCGACCATTCCGGGATTGCTGATCCTGGTGGTCTCGCTGGCGTTCAACCTGATCGGCGACGGGGTCCGGGACGCACTTGACCCGAGAAAGCAGACCAACTGA
- a CDS encoding ABC transporter permease — protein MTRIIGSRLLSTVLVLFGVSLVVFLLLQMVPGDPAVTILGTGATAETVAALRTELGLDRALPVQFFSYLGGLLQGDLGRSLTVSAPVTDIMVPRFANTLILTGAALVLCVVVAVPLGVIAAHKQYGIFDRASMVISLAGASVPVYWFGLLLIGVFAVTLGWLPTAGMYNPRFPGGLGDLLAHLILPAIAAALVPLAVIARMTRSVMVDILQQDYIRTLRASGLSTTSVLWRHGLRNALPPIVNVIGLQVGYLLGGVVFVEVVFGWPGLGQQLYTSITQRDIPVVQAGVLFIALAFVIINLIADTAVGLLDPRTRRAARS, from the coding sequence ATGACACGCATCATCGGAAGTCGGTTGCTCTCCACGGTTCTGGTGCTGTTCGGGGTGAGCCTGGTGGTGTTCCTGCTGCTGCAGATGGTGCCCGGCGATCCGGCCGTCACCATCCTCGGGACCGGTGCCACGGCGGAGACCGTCGCTGCGTTGCGTACCGAACTCGGCCTGGATCGCGCGCTGCCTGTGCAGTTCTTCTCCTACCTCGGTGGCCTCCTACAAGGTGATCTGGGCCGGTCCCTGACCGTCAGCGCTCCCGTCACCGACATCATGGTGCCGCGATTCGCGAACACCCTGATCCTCACCGGGGCCGCCCTGGTGCTGTGTGTGGTGGTCGCCGTGCCCCTCGGTGTGATCGCCGCGCACAAGCAGTACGGCATCTTCGACCGCGCCTCCATGGTGATCTCGCTGGCCGGTGCGAGCGTTCCGGTGTACTGGTTCGGCCTGCTGCTGATCGGCGTCTTCGCGGTGACCCTGGGTTGGCTGCCGACCGCGGGCATGTACAACCCCCGCTTCCCGGGCGGCCTGGGCGACCTGCTGGCGCACCTCATCCTGCCTGCCATCGCCGCGGCCCTGGTTCCCCTGGCGGTGATCGCCCGGATGACCCGCAGCGTGATGGTCGACATCCTGCAGCAGGACTACATCCGCACCCTGCGCGCCTCCGGCCTGTCCACCACGTCAGTGCTGTGGCGGCACGGGTTGCGTAATGCACTGCCCCCGATCGTCAACGTGATCGGCCTGCAGGTCGGGTACCTGCTCGGTGGCGTGGTGTTCGTGGAGGTGGTCTTCGGCTGGCCGGGTCTGGGTCAGCAGCTCTACACCTCCATCACCCAACGTGACATCCCGGTGGTGCAGGCCGGCGTGCTGTTCATCGCGCTGGCCTTCGTGATCATCAACCTCATCGCCGACACCGCGGTCGGCCTTCTGGATCCAAGGACGAGAAGGGCCGCCCGCTCATGA
- a CDS encoding ABC transporter substrate-binding protein has product MWRGLKRFAVAGVLTLLGIAAMTGCSRGPVQTGNTFVIAIESEADILDPQVAGGWVSWRINRQIFEPLVDQDLTIPSDKATIPPLKPGLAESWDISKDGLDYTFHIRQGVKFHDGTPLNAQAVEYNIRRMWDKQSPMYSARAAGQTGFVWKFVDSVKTVDEYTLNVHLKQPFSEFLRMLTQGGNGSAAIMSPTALAKYGDDVADHPAGTGPFKFKERIRGERIDLVRNDDYWGKVPYIDGVVFRPLPDPSARTAALRSGDVDMIAVPNPDSIDNLVSEGYQLSEGIPPHTWYLSFNMKDQYTSIPEVRKAINLAVDREGMARDLLRGSVTPAYGVQAISAGGYVERRDAYERNLDKARQLLASVGLQNGFKTTLITSTDGSGQIMPAQMAEFLQQNLAEVGIDVNIETQEWISYLGVWARGTQDGVGMAQMSWGMTSPYWLYIVTSSELQAPNGPNVGHYSNPELDKAMHNAITALDPAEADKWWQEANNIVSDDAALVPIVNDKAPYMLAPYVSGFVSASEEWYDLTQVRLEQ; this is encoded by the coding sequence ATGTGGCGCGGCCTGAAGCGGTTCGCCGTTGCCGGCGTCCTGACATTGTTGGGCATCGCCGCGATGACCGGCTGCTCGCGCGGCCCGGTGCAGACCGGCAACACCTTCGTGATCGCCATCGAATCAGAAGCCGACATCCTCGACCCGCAGGTCGCCGGCGGCTGGGTCTCGTGGCGGATCAACCGGCAGATCTTCGAACCGTTGGTGGACCAGGACCTGACCATCCCGTCGGACAAAGCGACCATCCCGCCGCTGAAGCCGGGCCTGGCCGAGTCCTGGGACATCTCCAAAGACGGCCTCGACTACACGTTCCACATCCGCCAGGGCGTGAAATTCCATGACGGGACCCCGCTCAACGCGCAGGCCGTCGAGTACAACATCCGGCGGATGTGGGACAAGCAGTCCCCGATGTACTCGGCCAGGGCAGCCGGACAGACGGGTTTCGTGTGGAAGTTCGTCGACTCGGTCAAGACCGTCGACGAATACACCCTCAATGTCCATCTGAAGCAACCCTTCTCAGAGTTCCTGCGGATGCTCACCCAGGGCGGCAACGGCTCGGCCGCCATCATGAGTCCGACCGCCTTGGCCAAATACGGTGACGACGTCGCCGACCACCCGGCGGGCACCGGGCCGTTCAAGTTCAAAGAGCGTATCCGCGGCGAGCGCATCGACCTGGTGCGCAACGACGACTACTGGGGCAAGGTGCCGTATATCGACGGCGTGGTATTCCGTCCGCTGCCCGATCCGTCCGCGCGTACCGCCGCGCTGCGTTCCGGGGACGTCGACATGATCGCCGTGCCGAATCCCGACAGCATCGACAACCTGGTCAGCGAGGGGTATCAACTCTCCGAAGGGATTCCGCCGCACACCTGGTACCTGTCGTTCAACATGAAGGACCAGTACACCTCGATCCCCGAGGTGCGCAAGGCCATCAATCTCGCCGTCGACCGCGAGGGTATGGCGCGAGATCTGCTGCGCGGATCGGTGACTCCGGCGTACGGCGTCCAGGCGATATCGGCCGGCGGTTACGTCGAACGCAGGGACGCCTACGAACGCAATCTGGACAAGGCCCGGCAACTGCTGGCCTCCGTCGGCCTGCAGAACGGGTTCAAGACCACGCTGATCACCTCCACAGACGGCTCCGGCCAGATCATGCCGGCGCAGATGGCGGAGTTCCTCCAGCAGAACCTCGCCGAAGTCGGAATCGACGTCAACATCGAGACCCAGGAATGGATTTCGTACCTGGGAGTGTGGGCGCGCGGTACGCAGGACGGCGTCGGGATGGCTCAGATGTCCTGGGGAATGACCAGTCCGTACTGGCTCTACATCGTGACGTCCTCGGAACTGCAGGCCCCCAACGGACCGAACGTCGGCCACTACTCCAACCCCGAACTGGACAAGGCGATGCACAACGCGATCACCGCGCTGGATCCCGCGGAAGCCGACAAGTGGTGGCAGGAGGCCAACAACATCGTCAGCGACGACGCTGCGCTCGTTCCCATCGTCAACGACAAGGCGCCCTACATGCTGGCTCCCTACGTTTCCGGGTTCGTCTCGGCAAGCGAGGAGTGGTACGACCTGACCCAAGTGAGGCTCGAACAATGA
- a CDS encoding response regulator transcription factor produces MSRAGIETPDFTTIARAMVSPDTEVRIRGAVDFIRVETGCDTFLLAYKAPQSKGFSLVSSVGYSDSVARHLSSDIQSMPEFQKQFSDHNRITDWADVPEFPDSYSGAEVLRPEGFTNGFLMVLHNGAGDVVGMCQANMERPEFSARSRCMVETARPLFTKYVTRLRANARTRLTPREQEILALLRGGLSNSEISDRLFLSPRTVSTHVERVLRKLGVANRVAAAVHATELDLVEPQRAVVSVPASLPRPSSAAVG; encoded by the coding sequence ATGAGTCGTGCGGGTATCGAAACTCCGGACTTCACCACGATCGCCCGCGCCATGGTCTCTCCGGACACCGAGGTGCGTATCCGCGGCGCCGTCGACTTCATCAGGGTCGAGACGGGTTGCGATACCTTCCTGCTCGCCTACAAGGCACCGCAGAGCAAGGGCTTCAGCCTCGTCAGCTCCGTTGGCTACTCCGACTCGGTGGCCCGGCATCTGAGCTCGGATATCCAGTCCATGCCGGAGTTCCAGAAGCAGTTCTCCGACCACAACCGCATCACCGACTGGGCGGACGTACCGGAGTTCCCCGACTCCTACAGCGGTGCCGAAGTGCTGCGTCCGGAAGGGTTCACCAACGGCTTCCTCATGGTGCTCCACAACGGGGCCGGCGATGTCGTGGGGATGTGCCAGGCCAATATGGAGCGCCCCGAGTTCTCCGCGCGCAGCCGGTGCATGGTCGAGACCGCCCGGCCGTTGTTCACCAAATATGTCACGCGGTTGCGGGCCAACGCGCGCACCCGGCTGACTCCCCGGGAGCAGGAGATCCTCGCGCTGCTGCGGGGCGGACTGTCGAACTCCGAGATCAGTGACCGGCTGTTCCTGTCGCCGCGGACGGTCAGCACCCACGTCGAACGGGTGTTGCGCAAACTCGGCGTGGCCAACCGGGTGGCGGCCGCGGTACACGCGACCGAACTCGATCTCGTCGAGCCGCAGCGGGCCGTGGTGTCGGTGCCGGCCTCCCTACCGCGACCGAGCAGCGCAGCCGTCGGCTGA
- a CDS encoding Rieske (2Fe-2S) protein, whose translation MKGAGAPRNLMLQPASAGRHSSADPTDWTDTWVCVGLAEQLTEVGAVLPATIGYHAAHVRRTADGLVAAINARPFGGCMSIPVHCGSTQNVACPHRACAFSADGDVLDSATDPGGRARAEFVGDGRRTITLPLAQWSSLLFVNVTMDRPAPLPMAQTCVPDDLVALAAGSTVVSGGWLVTPQRVACAVADALGAGDADVDAPTPNLAVLRHGADTFVALSRPAGHTRSTVVWALLGPPGSTPGIDSQVITGRLWSISRRS comes from the coding sequence ATGAAGGGCGCCGGGGCACCGCGCAATCTGATGCTGCAGCCCGCGTCGGCCGGCCGGCACTCCAGCGCTGATCCAACCGACTGGACCGACACCTGGGTGTGTGTCGGACTTGCTGAGCAGTTGACCGAGGTGGGGGCGGTGCTGCCGGCCACGATCGGTTACCACGCCGCGCACGTCCGGCGTACCGCCGACGGCCTGGTGGCCGCGATCAACGCCAGGCCGTTCGGCGGCTGCATGTCGATTCCGGTGCACTGTGGCAGCACGCAGAACGTCGCGTGCCCGCACCGGGCCTGCGCGTTCAGTGCGGACGGCGACGTGCTCGACAGTGCCACGGACCCGGGTGGGCGAGCCCGGGCCGAATTCGTCGGCGATGGCCGCCGAACCATCACACTGCCCTTGGCGCAATGGAGTTCGTTGCTGTTCGTCAACGTGACGATGGACCGACCCGCGCCCCTGCCCATGGCCCAGACCTGCGTCCCCGATGATCTGGTGGCCCTGGCGGCCGGGTCCACAGTGGTGTCGGGCGGCTGGCTGGTGACACCACAACGGGTGGCCTGCGCCGTCGCGGACGCACTCGGGGCGGGCGACGCCGACGTCGACGCGCCGACGCCCAATCTGGCGGTGCTCCGGCACGGCGCCGACACCTTCGTCGCCCTGAGCCGTCCGGCGGGCCACACCCGAAGCACCGTGGTGTGGGCGCTGCTGGGGCCCCCCGGCAGCACCCCGGGAATTGACAGTCAGGTCATCACCGGACGACTGTGGTCCATCTCACGACGGTCTTAA